From a region of the Chloroflexota bacterium genome:
- the nagA gene encoding N-acetylglucosamine-6-phosphate deacetylase, whose amino-acid sequence MKPKPMILIQNATILTPHRQIAGGAVLIEGPRILAVGRTGQATPSSDTRVIDAGGLWLVPGFIDLQFNGGFGHDFTADPESIWSVAERLPRFGVTSFLPTIISSPLDRISLGQEVVLRQPPGDFAGAIPLGLHIEGPFLNRQKKGAHNPVYLQPPDLKVVQDWMPSTGVRLVSLAPELPGALEMIEVLASHDVLVSAAHSMASYGETMAAIDAGLRYGTHLFNAMPPLGHRAPGLPGALLTDPRPVVGLIADGIHTHPAMISLVWQILGSRRLNLVTDAMAALGMPAGKHLLGDFDVTVDQISARLADGTLAGSILSLDQALRNLIEIAGCSLSEALPTVTETPARALKIESDRGQIAAGYVADLVLLSPELEVSTTIVEGQIVYEKI is encoded by the coding sequence ATGAAACCAAAACCAATGATATTGATCCAAAACGCCACGATCCTGACACCTCACCGGCAAATTGCCGGGGGTGCAGTTCTGATTGAGGGCCCGCGAATCCTGGCCGTGGGCAGGACCGGGCAGGCTACTCCATCCTCTGATACCCGCGTCATCGATGCCGGTGGTCTATGGCTGGTGCCTGGTTTCATCGACCTCCAGTTCAACGGTGGTTTCGGCCACGACTTCACAGCCGATCCGGAGAGCATCTGGTCGGTAGCGGAAAGATTGCCCCGCTTCGGCGTGACCTCGTTTTTGCCAACGATCATCTCCTCTCCCCTCGATAGGATCAGTCTGGGCCAGGAGGTCGTCCTGCGACAACCTCCTGGGGATTTCGCTGGCGCGATTCCGCTGGGGCTGCACATCGAGGGACCATTCTTGAATCGGCAGAAAAAGGGTGCCCACAATCCTGTCTATCTGCAGCCTCCCGATCTGAAAGTGGTGCAGGATTGGATGCCATCGACCGGTGTGCGCCTGGTATCGCTGGCACCTGAATTGCCGGGCGCCTTGGAGATGATCGAGGTTCTCGCAAGCCATGATGTCCTGGTGAGTGCGGCACACTCAATGGCAAGCTATGGCGAAACCATGGCCGCCATCGACGCGGGACTTCGCTACGGCACCCACCTTTTCAACGCCATGCCGCCGCTGGGTCACCGCGCGCCCGGTCTGCCAGGAGCGTTGCTGACCGATCCGAGGCCGGTGGTCGGCCTCATTGCCGATGGCATCCATACCCATCCCGCCATGATCAGCCTGGTATGGCAGATTCTGGGTAGCCGACGATTGAATCTGGTCACCGATGCCATGGCCGCCCTTGGCATGCCGGCGGGCAAGCACCTTCTGGGAGATTTCGATGTCACGGTTGACCAGATCAGCGCTCGCCTGGCCGACGGAACCCTGGCGGGCAGTATTCTGTCGCTTGACCAGGCGTTGCGAAACTTGATTGAGATTGCGGGCTGTTCTCTGTCAGAAGCGCTGCCAACGGTCACAGAAACGCCGGCCCGGGCCTTGAAGATCGAAAGCGATCGCGGGCAGATCGCAGCTGGTTATGTAGCCGACCTGGTGCTGCTCAGCCCTGAGCTGGAAGTTAGCACCACGATTGTCGAGGGACAGATCGTGTACGAAAAAATATGA
- a CDS encoding SIS domain-containing protein, translating into MVDLRSTNLYQEIHEQPAVLARLLQEEGQTTGALAAEIKKRDICHVIIAARGTSDNAARYAQYLLGARNSLPVGLATPSLFTIYEEPPRMGNALVLGISQSGKSPDIVSVLAEAQRQGALTATISNFAGSDLGRAADFVIELHAGEEKSIAATKTYTAELAAIALLSVALDDDKQARRDLNDMPAMVAQALALADDIDRVAERYRYMEACVAIGRGFNYATAFELALKLKELTYTVVEPYSSADFLHGPLALIHDGFPVITIAPSGKMLPEMKLFIQTAQERQAEVLVISDDVQALEMGRMPLPLPSGVPEWLSPITAIVPGQLFAMHLAHTRDYDPDRPRALHKVTETR; encoded by the coding sequence ATGGTCGATCTAAGATCCACTAATCTCTATCAGGAGATCCACGAGCAGCCTGCGGTGCTGGCCAGGTTATTGCAGGAAGAAGGGCAGACAACCGGGGCCCTGGCTGCTGAGATCAAAAAGCGGGATATCTGCCACGTGATCATTGCCGCGCGGGGGACCAGCGATAATGCGGCTCGCTACGCTCAGTATCTGCTGGGAGCCAGGAACAGCCTGCCGGTCGGGCTGGCGACACCGAGCCTTTTTACGATCTACGAGGAGCCGCCGCGCATGGGCAACGCGCTGGTCCTGGGTATCAGCCAGAGTGGCAAGAGCCCTGACATCGTGTCGGTGCTTGCCGAGGCCCAACGCCAGGGTGCTCTCACCGCAACCATCTCCAATTTCGCCGGGTCCGATCTTGGCAGGGCGGCTGATTTCGTCATCGAACTTCATGCAGGCGAGGAAAAATCGATCGCCGCAACCAAGACCTACACGGCCGAGTTGGCGGCCATTGCCCTGTTGAGCGTGGCGCTGGACGACGACAAACAGGCCAGGCGCGATCTGAATGACATGCCCGCCATGGTGGCGCAGGCATTGGCCCTTGCTGATGACATCGATCGCGTTGCCGAGCGTTATCGTTACATGGAAGCCTGTGTTGCCATCGGCCGCGGTTTCAACTATGCCACCGCTTTTGAGCTGGCGTTGAAGCTAAAGGAACTGACCTATACGGTGGTGGAACCCTACAGCAGCGCCGACTTCCTGCACGGGCCGCTGGCGCTGATCCATGATGGATTCCCGGTGATCACCATTGCTCCCAGCGGCAAGATGCTGCCGGAGATGAAGTTGTTCATCCAAACGGCCCAGGAAAGGCAAGCCGAGGTGTTGGTCATCAGTGACGACGTCCAGGCCCTTGAGATGGGGAGAATGCCTCTGCCCCTGCCCTCCGGTGTTCCCGAGTGGCTGTCGCCGATTACTGCCATCGTGCCCGGACAGTTGTTTGCCATGCACCTGGCCCACACCCGGGATTATGATCCCGACCGGCCCAGGGCCCTGCACAAGGTGACTGAGACGCGCTGA
- a CDS encoding sugar ABC transporter permease, protein MQGSSDSSVGRRGFPWHIVVFLAPATIVYTMFMVYPLLDSMRLSFFATDRAGQEFFVGLQNYVTLFTDDLWQPRLWGAFWHNVVFFLIHMIVQNSIGLLLAALLTSRTVRAAGGFRTVFFLPTMLSVVIVGFIWKLILSPLWGVAEGMLSLVGLESLFKPWLGLEGPALVALALISVWQFIGIPMMLFFAALISIPDELIEASTVDGANGWQVFWRIKFPLILPVVGIVAVLTFVGNFNAFDLIYTTQGALAGPNYSTDIMGTFFYRTFFGQQLQLGNPTMGAAVATVMFLIILAGVLLYMFGYQRRVQSYEL, encoded by the coding sequence ATGCAAGGATCCTCAGACAGCAGTGTGGGCCGGCGGGGTTTTCCCTGGCACATCGTCGTCTTTCTGGCGCCAGCGACCATCGTTTACACCATGTTCATGGTCTATCCGCTGCTGGACTCCATGCGCCTGAGCTTTTTCGCTACCGATCGGGCGGGCCAGGAGTTTTTCGTCGGGCTGCAGAACTACGTTACCCTCTTCACCGACGACCTGTGGCAGCCGCGCCTGTGGGGCGCGTTCTGGCACAATGTGGTATTCTTTCTGATTCACATGATCGTTCAGAACTCGATCGGGTTGCTATTGGCAGCGCTGCTGACCTCCCGAACAGTGCGCGCCGCCGGGGGCTTCCGTACAGTGTTTTTCCTTCCGACCATGCTATCGGTGGTCATTGTCGGTTTCATCTGGAAGTTGATCCTTAGCCCTCTCTGGGGCGTGGCGGAGGGAATGCTGAGCCTGGTGGGTCTGGAGTCGTTGTTCAAACCCTGGTTGGGTCTTGAGGGGCCGGCCCTGGTGGCTCTCGCCCTCATTTCCGTGTGGCAGTTCATCGGTATTCCGATGATGCTCTTTTTTGCCGCGTTGATAAGCATTCCGGACGAATTGATTGAGGCATCGACAGTCGACGGCGCCAACGGTTGGCAGGTGTTTTGGCGAATCAAATTCCCCTTGATCCTTCCGGTAGTTGGTATTGTCGCTGTTCTCACCTTTGTAGGCAACTTCAATGCCTTTGACCTGATCTATACCACTCAGGGTGCCCTGGCAGGGCCCAACTACTCCACCGATATCATGGGCACCTTTTTCTACCGTACCTTCTTCGGCCAACAGCTTCAGCTGGGCAATCCGACCATGGGCGCCGCCGTGGCAACTGTGATGTTTCTGATCATTTTGGCAGGCGTATTGCTCTATATGTTTGGCTACCAGCGACGTGTCCAGTCTTATGAGTTATAA
- a CDS encoding carbohydrate ABC transporter permease: MNSHTLRSWLGKIPTYALLLGAAAVALFPIVLIIMNSFKTRKAIFRAPWLPPTAETFSTAGYETIIERSNFGLYFANSLIVALVSMFLILLTGAMAAYALSEYEFRGNRILGLYLALGIMIPIRLGTVSILRLMVSLHLVNTLFALILVYTAMGLPLAIFILTEFMRQVPRELKEAARIDGASEYRIFRIILPLVRPAIATVAVFTMIPVWNDLWFPLILAPGEKTKTVTLGAQQFLGQFVSDWNAVLSSLTLAMVPVLIIYVIFSRQLISGLTAGAVK; this comes from the coding sequence ATGAATTCCCACACGCTTCGCTCCTGGCTTGGAAAAATCCCTACCTATGCCCTGCTGCTGGGTGCCGCGGCTGTCGCTCTGTTTCCCATCGTGCTCATCATCATGAACTCCTTCAAGACACGCAAGGCCATCTTCCGGGCACCATGGCTTCCACCCACGGCTGAGACCTTCAGTACTGCGGGTTATGAGACGATCATAGAGCGGTCGAATTTTGGCCTCTACTTTGCCAACAGCCTGATCGTCGCCCTGGTATCGATGTTTCTGATCCTGTTGACCGGCGCCATGGCTGCGTATGCCCTGTCGGAGTATGAGTTTCGGGGAAATCGAATTCTGGGCCTCTATCTGGCTCTGGGCATTATGATTCCGATCCGTCTGGGCACAGTCAGCATCCTTCGCCTGATGGTCTCACTGCATCTCGTCAATACCTTGTTTGCGTTGATTCTGGTCTACACTGCTATGGGGTTGCCGCTGGCGATTTTTATACTCACTGAATTTATGCGTCAGGTACCAAGAGAACTCAAGGAGGCAGCTCGAATCGATGGGGCCAGCGAGTATCGCATTTTTCGCATTATTTTGCCCCTGGTGCGGCCTGCGATCGCAACCGTGGCGGTCTTCACAATGATCCCTGTCTGGAACGATCTATGGTTCCCCTTGATTCTGGCTCCTGGTGAAAAGACCAAGACCGTCACGCTGGGTGCCCAGCAGTTCCTGGGCCAGTTTGTCAGCGACTGGAATGCTGTGCTCTCATCGCTGACCCTTGCCATGGTGCCGGTGCTGATCATATACGTTATTTTCTCGCGGCAATTGATCAGCGGCCTGACCGCAGGAGCCGTTAAATAA
- a CDS encoding ROK family protein: MTDTFRLIKPDTLPPLDEGFRPAALANRAFRQEVDDSGEGVPLVIGLQRSGDSLSRFETVVFPEGHPTANANLFYVERLVKFLLWSRGGWKVFVGGPESIGQHIHQVYSSQGARSFDHHFMGQKVYQKPFTVVTCAAGQVPPANEGGQALGRNLQGDRIGFDLGASDVKVSAVVDGEAIFSTEIIWEPVEQDDPGYHYDRIKTALGLARSKLTRLDAIGGSSAGVYVDNRPRVASLFRGIPDERFDEVRDMFLRFRDEFGVPLEIVNDGDVTALAGSMSLEDNGVLGIAMGSSEAAGYVNLEGNITGWLNELAFAPVDYQPDAPVDEWSGDRGVGALYFSQQCVFRLAPRVGIVLPAGEGVTKAARLKVVQACLEKGHEGALQIWQTIGTYLGYSLAHYADFYELRHVLILGRVTSGQGGCLILEGARQVLESEFPELAARIDIQLPDEKSRRVGQSIAAASLPRLQEL; this comes from the coding sequence ATGACAGACACATTTCGATTGATAAAACCTGACACACTGCCCCCGCTGGATGAAGGGTTCCGTCCGGCGGCGCTGGCTAACCGGGCCTTTCGCCAGGAGGTTGACGATTCTGGCGAGGGGGTTCCCCTGGTCATCGGATTGCAGCGCAGTGGCGATTCGCTCTCTCGTTTCGAGACCGTCGTGTTTCCCGAAGGACATCCGACGGCCAACGCCAATTTGTTCTACGTCGAACGCCTGGTGAAGTTTTTGCTCTGGAGCCGGGGCGGCTGGAAGGTGTTTGTCGGCGGCCCTGAGTCGATTGGGCAACACATCCACCAGGTTTATTCTTCGCAGGGCGCGCGCAGCTTCGACCATCACTTTATGGGACAGAAGGTCTACCAGAAGCCATTCACGGTGGTGACCTGCGCCGCCGGGCAGGTGCCGCCAGCCAATGAAGGAGGGCAAGCCCTGGGCCGCAACCTCCAGGGCGATCGAATCGGATTTGACCTGGGCGCCTCCGATGTGAAGGTGTCGGCAGTGGTCGATGGTGAAGCCATCTTCAGCACTGAAATTATTTGGGAACCGGTGGAGCAAGATGATCCCGGCTATCACTACGATCGCATCAAGACAGCGTTGGGTCTGGCCAGGTCCAAGTTGACCCGGCTGGATGCCATTGGCGGCAGCTCAGCCGGCGTCTATGTCGACAACCGGCCGCGGGTGGCTTCCCTGTTTCGCGGCATCCCCGATGAACGCTTCGATGAGGTTCGCGACATGTTCCTGCGCTTTCGCGATGAGTTTGGCGTGCCGCTGGAGATCGTCAACGACGGTGACGTGACTGCCCTGGCGGGATCGATGTCGCTGGAAGACAATGGTGTTCTGGGCATCGCCATGGGCTCCAGCGAGGCGGCAGGCTACGTCAACCTGGAGGGCAACATCACCGGCTGGTTGAATGAACTGGCCTTTGCACCGGTGGATTACCAGCCCGATGCACCGGTCGACGAATGGTCGGGAGACCGTGGTGTGGGTGCCCTCTACTTTTCTCAGCAGTGTGTCTTCCGCCTGGCGCCCAGGGTGGGCATCGTGTTGCCTGCCGGGGAGGGAGTGACCAAGGCCGCCCGGTTGAAGGTTGTTCAGGCCTGTCTGGAAAAGGGCCATGAGGGCGCCTTGCAGATTTGGCAGACCATCGGCACCTATCTGGGCTACAGCCTGGCTCATTATGCCGACTTCTATGAACTGCGACATGTTCTCATCCTTGGCCGGGTTACCTCGGGACAGGGCGGATGCCTGATCCTCGAAGGGGCAAGGCAGGTTCTCGAATCCGAGTTTCCTGAGCTGGCCGCCCGCATTGACATCCAATTGCCCGATGAAAAAAGCCGGCGCGTGGGACAGTCCATTGCCGCCGCCAGCCTTCCCAGGTTACAGGAGCTATGA